In one window of Cellulophaga sp. HaHa_2_95 DNA:
- the meaB gene encoding methylmalonyl Co-A mutase-associated GTPase MeaB: MKKNNKISALEEKEGIHLTDVSNEASIAKIKNFRKRQPSVASLIQGIRDGDKTALSRAITLVESKNKTHLVQANQIIEACIADKKNTLRIGITGVPGVGKSTFIEALGKYLTNQGKKVAVLAVDPTSSLSKGSILGDKTRMEVLVRDERAFIRPSPSGDSLGGVARKTRESIILCEAAHFDVILIETVGVGQSETAVHGMVDFFLLLKLAGAGDELQGIKRGIMEMTDIIVINKADGKNKQAANLAKIEFTRALHFYPPKENGWVPKVLQCSALENEGISEVWQTIINFKDTTAEAIYEKRKYQNKFWLLQTIEDNLKMQFYEDTAIQQQLEQLTTLVMNAKVSPFVAADQLLALHQKKLK; this comes from the coding sequence TTGAAAAAAAATAATAAAATATCAGCTTTAGAAGAAAAAGAAGGAATACATCTTACCGATGTTTCTAATGAAGCCTCTATTGCTAAAATAAAAAACTTCAGGAAAAGACAACCATCAGTAGCATCTTTAATTCAAGGAATACGGGACGGAGATAAAACTGCCTTAAGCAGAGCCATCACCTTAGTAGAAAGTAAAAACAAAACGCATCTAGTCCAAGCAAATCAAATTATTGAAGCTTGTATTGCAGATAAAAAAAACACCTTACGTATTGGCATCACAGGAGTTCCTGGGGTAGGAAAAAGTACTTTTATTGAAGCCTTGGGTAAATATCTTACGAATCAAGGAAAAAAAGTAGCTGTTTTAGCCGTAGACCCTACAAGCTCTCTGAGCAAAGGGAGTATTTTAGGTGACAAAACTAGAATGGAAGTTTTGGTAAGAGATGAGCGCGCTTTTATAAGACCCTCTCCATCTGGAGATTCTTTAGGAGGTGTCGCTAGAAAGACAAGAGAATCTATTATTCTATGTGAAGCTGCTCATTTTGATGTTATTCTAATTGAAACTGTTGGCGTGGGCCAAAGTGAAACAGCAGTTCACGGTATGGTAGACTTTTTTTTACTCTTAAAGCTTGCCGGAGCAGGAGATGAATTACAAGGTATCAAAAGAGGCATCATGGAAATGACCGATATCATTGTGATTAATAAAGCGGATGGCAAAAATAAACAAGCTGCGAATTTAGCAAAGATAGAATTTACTCGGGCGCTACATTTTTATCCCCCTAAAGAAAATGGTTGGGTCCCTAAAGTGCTGCAATGTTCTGCTTTAGAAAATGAAGGTATTTCTGAAGTATGGCAGACCATTATAAACTTTAAAGATACTACTGCTGAAGCTATCTATGAAAAAAGAAAATATCAAAATAAGTTTTGGCTTCTACAAACCATAGAGGATAATTTAAAAATGCAATTTTATGAGGATACAGCAATACAACAACAGTTAGAGCAACTTACAACACTGGTAATGAACGCCAAAGTGTCTCCGTTTGTTGCTGCTGACCAATTGCTAGCCTTACATCAAAAAAAACTTAAATAA
- a CDS encoding glycosyltransferase family 2 protein — MTVLTDALLSIVVPLYNEEDNVVLLTEKIHESLVGYNYQIIYIDDFSKDATRMVVKKMNDQKVHLIELKKNYGQSLALAAGIDYAEGDYIITMDGDLQNDPSDIPEMLSYAIEGEYDLITGIRQKRKDSLVKKIPSKIANFLVRRVTKLDIKDNGCALKVFTKDIAKDLNLYGEMHRFITLLAHLEGAQIKQVPVKHHARHAGVSKYGLERVFKVIADMMLLLFIRKYFQRPIHLFGIFGVLLMLLGGLINIYLLVIKLMGEDIGNRPLLIFGLMFILAGIQLFTIGIVMELLIRTYYESQQKRPYRIKKILVGDKAQ; from the coding sequence ATGACTGTTTTAACTGATGCGCTTCTTTCTATTGTTGTTCCTTTATACAACGAAGAAGACAATGTTGTTTTGCTTACGGAGAAAATCCATGAAAGTTTGGTTGGTTACAACTATCAAATTATCTACATCGATGATTTTTCTAAGGATGCCACACGCATGGTTGTTAAAAAAATGAATGATCAAAAAGTTCATTTAATAGAATTGAAGAAAAATTATGGCCAAAGCTTGGCATTGGCTGCAGGTATAGATTATGCCGAAGGAGATTATATTATCACTATGGATGGTGATTTACAAAATGATCCAAGTGACATTCCCGAGATGTTGTCTTATGCTATTGAAGGCGAGTATGATTTAATTACTGGTATTCGTCAAAAAAGAAAAGATTCTCTAGTTAAGAAAATTCCTTCTAAGATTGCCAATTTTTTAGTGAGACGTGTCACCAAATTAGACATCAAAGATAATGGTTGTGCTTTGAAAGTTTTCACAAAAGATATTGCGAAGGACTTAAATTTGTACGGTGAAATGCATCGTTTTATTACCTTATTAGCGCATTTAGAAGGTGCACAAATAAAGCAAGTTCCTGTAAAACATCATGCTAGACACGCAGGAGTTTCTAAATATGGTTTAGAAAGAGTCTTTAAAGTTATTGCCGATATGATGTTGTTGTTATTCATTCGCAAATACTTTCAAAGACCCATTCACTTATTTGGAATATTTGGTGTTCTACTAATGCTTTTAGGTGGCTTAATTAATATTTACTTGTTAGTTATAAAATTAATGGGCGAAGATATTGGAAATCGTCCTCTTTTAATTTTTGGTTTGATGTTTATTCTTGCTGGCATACAGCTGTTTACCATAGGAATTGTTATGGAGTTATTAATTAGAACCTACTATGAATCTCAACAGAAGCGACCATACCGAATTAAAAAAATTCTTGTAGGTGATAAAGCCCAATAA
- a CDS encoding lysylphosphatidylglycerol synthase transmembrane domain-containing protein, translating to MIKPNKKIVTALKIIISGVLLYFVFTKINYTDVFSTLKKTNPYYLGLAAFFFIISKVVSAYRVNLYFHLLHVFLTPLSNLKLYALGMFYNLFLPGGIGGDAYKGYLIKKEFPVDTKKIVAVLVLDRLSGLLLLFIYACLLIAFLDVSFLNAIEIYAVAAIVLSIVVFYVLTKKFFNYVLPIFWKTFGYSALVQLAQLISVLFILKALSFESNTVAYLFIFLISSIVSVIPLTIGGIGSRELTFFYGATLLNLDENTSISISMVFFLITAAVSFIGIYYHFKKPELKTKS from the coding sequence GTGATAAAGCCCAATAAAAAAATAGTAACAGCACTTAAAATTATTATAAGTGGCGTATTACTCTATTTTGTTTTTACAAAAATTAATTATACGGATGTTTTTAGTACCTTAAAAAAAACGAATCCATATTACTTAGGCTTGGCTGCGTTTTTTTTTATTATTTCTAAAGTAGTTTCTGCTTACAGAGTCAACCTCTATTTTCACTTACTACACGTATTCTTGACTCCTTTAAGTAATTTAAAATTGTACGCTTTAGGTATGTTTTACAATCTGTTTCTACCAGGAGGTATTGGTGGTGATGCCTATAAAGGATATCTTATAAAAAAAGAGTTCCCCGTAGACACCAAAAAGATTGTAGCTGTATTGGTATTAGATCGTTTAAGCGGTTTACTACTACTTTTTATATACGCATGCCTACTCATTGCTTTTTTAGATGTAAGCTTCTTAAACGCTATTGAAATTTATGCTGTAGCTGCAATAGTTTTAAGTATCGTCGTTTTTTATGTTCTTACTAAAAAGTTTTTCAATTATGTCCTTCCAATATTTTGGAAAACATTTGGGTATTCTGCCTTGGTGCAATTAGCACAATTAATAAGTGTATTATTTATTTTAAAAGCATTAAGTTTTGAAAGCAATACGGTAGCCTATCTCTTTATCTTTCTAATTTCTTCTATCGTATCTGTAATCCCCTTAACCATTGGCGGTATAGGAAGTAGAGAATTAACTTTCTTCTATGGAGCAACGCTATTAAATTTAGACGAAAACACTTCTATAAGTATTAGTATGGTATTTTTCTTAATCACAGCAGCCGTATCGTTTATAGGAATATACTATCACTTTAAAAAACCTGAGCTTAAAACCAAGTCTTAA
- a CDS encoding glycosyltransferase family 39 protein has translation MISNTRYWLLLFLISVVYIAGLFSTLFENDSAQFAVMAMRMVQENDFINLIKGTNEYLDKPHMHYWLAALSFKIFGLHDWAYRIPGMLAIFLGAYSCFGLGKLLYNEYVGKTAALIFLTSQTIVLSVIDVRTDAVLTGFTIFALWQLTSYINKNSLLNIVLGAFGAGIAFSTKGQIALVVLGLPILCHLAYTRKWMQFINWRVLVAILVFAITIGPILYAYYLQFDLHPEKIIRGRSNRSGIFFILWEQSFERMSGEGIGKNSSDYFFFFHTFLWVFLPWTVIGLVAYYCRVKTFIKLKFAYKPKYEFLTLGGITLIFILISFAQFKLPHYLNIIIPLFAILTASYLHSLNVHSQDRTIKIILGIQYFIFGLIFVVVSLFCFYVFEFESVISYVLFAVAGVIGVYFTLKREAYAIRIVTIAALASVLINSVLNFHFYPNLLEYQAGSAMAKVISKNDIPVDKIFKLSEEHTWSLDFYNQKPVQITKVEALEDSEDSWVYISEEELLQLRDIGFDWDQQYEVDDFRITRLQGRFLNPATRKKVIKHKYLIHIVN, from the coding sequence ATGATATCTAATACAAGGTATTGGCTTTTATTGTTTCTTATAAGTGTCGTGTATATAGCTGGACTATTTTCTACATTGTTTGAAAATGATTCAGCGCAATTTGCAGTAATGGCCATGAGAATGGTTCAAGAAAACGATTTTATAAATTTAATAAAAGGTACTAATGAATACTTAGATAAGCCACACATGCACTATTGGCTAGCGGCCTTATCTTTTAAAATTTTTGGGCTTCATGATTGGGCATATAGGATTCCAGGAATGTTGGCTATTTTCTTAGGGGCGTATAGTTGCTTTGGCCTTGGTAAATTGTTGTATAATGAGTACGTGGGTAAAACTGCGGCACTAATTTTTCTTACCTCTCAAACTATTGTTTTATCTGTAATAGATGTTAGAACAGATGCTGTTTTAACAGGGTTTACAATTTTTGCACTTTGGCAACTAACCAGTTATATCAATAAAAATTCTCTTTTAAATATTGTTTTAGGTGCTTTTGGGGCCGGGATAGCTTTTTCTACAAAGGGTCAAATAGCTTTGGTCGTTTTAGGCTTACCTATTTTATGCCATTTGGCATACACCCGTAAGTGGATGCAATTTATAAATTGGCGTGTTCTTGTGGCGATTTTAGTTTTTGCAATAACCATCGGTCCAATATTATATGCTTATTACCTTCAGTTTGATTTACATCCGGAAAAAATTATACGTGGTCGTAGCAATAGGAGTGGTATATTTTTTATTCTTTGGGAACAAAGTTTTGAACGCATGAGTGGCGAAGGAATTGGAAAGAATAGTAGTGATTATTTTTTCTTTTTCCATACTTTTTTGTGGGTATTTTTGCCATGGACGGTAATAGGTTTGGTCGCTTATTATTGTCGAGTAAAGACATTTATAAAACTCAAGTTTGCGTACAAACCTAAATATGAATTTCTAACTCTAGGGGGTATTACCTTAATCTTCATACTAATTAGTTTTGCACAATTTAAATTGCCGCATTATTTAAACATTATAATCCCATTATTTGCGATACTTACTGCTTCTTATTTACATAGTCTAAATGTACACTCTCAGGACAGAACTATAAAAATCATTTTAGGTATTCAGTACTTTATATTTGGACTTATCTTCGTAGTGGTTTCCTTATTTTGCTTTTATGTGTTTGAATTTGAGTCTGTTATATCCTATGTTTTATTTGCTGTAGCGGGTGTAATTGGCGTCTATTTTACACTAAAAAGAGAAGCCTATGCTATAAGAATTGTTACTATTGCTGCACTAGCTTCAGTATTGATAAATTCGGTCTTAAATTTTCATTTTTACCCTAATTTATTGGAATACCAAGCTGGTTCTGCTATGGCAAAAGTGATTTCTAAGAATGATATTCCCGTAGATAAAATTTTTAAACTATCGGAAGAACACACATGGTCTTTAGATTTTTACAATCAGAAACCTGTTCAAATAACTAAAGTTGAAGCTTTGGAAGATAGTGAGGATTCATGGGTGTATATTTCGGAAGAAGAATTGCTACAACTTCGAGATATTGGTTTTGATTGGGATCAACAATACGAGGTGGATGATTTTAGAATTACTAGGCTTCAGGGTAGGTTCCTAAATCCTGCGACTCGTAAGAAAGTAATTAAGCACAAATATTTAATTCATATCGTAAATTAA
- a CDS encoding phosphatase PAP2 family protein: MLEELLQYDKNLFLFLNHLGTTNWDAFWLFITNKLSSIPLYLVLAFLFYKSYGLKKTLLLLLVVALMITATDQVANLFKYGFKRLRPCHDEEIGHLVRLVKKSCGGQYGYFSAHASNSFAIALFLGQLLKEKFKFIGYLLLFWAFLVAYSRIYIGVHFPLDVLTGGVIGFIFSWLFIKLYIFATQKISL, from the coding sequence ATGCTAGAAGAGCTTTTACAATACGATAAAAATCTTTTCCTCTTTTTAAATCATTTAGGAACTACAAATTGGGATGCCTTTTGGCTGTTTATAACCAATAAACTGAGTTCTATTCCGCTTTATTTAGTACTAGCTTTTCTTTTTTATAAATCTTACGGTTTAAAAAAGACGCTTCTTTTACTTCTTGTAGTTGCCTTAATGATAACGGCTACAGATCAGGTTGCAAATCTATTTAAGTATGGTTTTAAACGTTTGAGGCCTTGCCATGATGAAGAGATAGGGCATTTGGTGCGTTTGGTTAAAAAATCTTGTGGAGGTCAGTATGGTTATTTTTCTGCTCATGCCTCTAATTCTTTTGCGATTGCCTTATTTTTAGGACAGTTGTTAAAGGAGAAATTTAAATTTATAGGTTATTTACTACTTTTTTGGGCGTTTTTGGTGGCGTACAGTCGCATCTATATTGGTGTCCATTTTCCATTAGATGTATTAACAGGTGGTGTAATTGGTTTCATTTTTAGTTGGTTATTTATAAAGTTGTATATATTTGCAACTCAGAAGATTAGTTTATGA
- a CDS encoding MATE family efflux transporter: protein MLQQYTKEFKYNLTLAVPVIMGMLGHTFVQLADNIMVGQLGTAELAAVSLGNSFVFVAMSLGIGFSTAITPLVAEADAAGKKEDGKSALKHGLLLCTILGLLLFGVIMLAKPVMYLMKQPPEVVELALPYLDLVALSLVPLIIFQAFKQFSEGLSQTKYPMYATIIANVVNITLNYLLIFGNLGFPKMGIVGAAIGTLASRVIMVLFIWLLLRSKKKFHDYVTGFNFAKLEDKVMSKIINLGFPSALQMFFEVGIFTSAVWLSGVLGKNHQAANQIALNLSSMTFMVGMGLGVAAMIRVGNQKGLSDFKSLRRIAISIFFLTFLLEIVFAAIFFIFNQWLPTIYLNVDDVANQVDNMEVISIAAQLLVVAAIFQISDGLQVVILGALRGLQDVKVPTFITFVAYWMIGFPTSYYLSLYTELKSTGIWIGLLAGLTASAILLYIRFNTQTKKKIAAV from the coding sequence TTGTTACAGCAATATACTAAAGAATTTAAATACAATCTGACTCTTGCGGTTCCTGTTATTATGGGAATGCTGGGGCATACTTTTGTGCAACTAGCAGATAATATCATGGTAGGGCAGTTGGGTACGGCAGAATTGGCAGCGGTATCTCTTGGAAATAGTTTTGTTTTCGTAGCCATGTCTTTAGGAATAGGGTTTTCTACGGCAATAACCCCCTTAGTGGCAGAAGCAGATGCTGCTGGAAAAAAAGAAGACGGGAAAAGTGCCTTGAAACATGGGTTACTACTATGTACCATTTTAGGCTTGCTTTTATTTGGCGTAATTATGTTGGCTAAACCAGTAATGTATTTAATGAAGCAACCTCCAGAGGTCGTAGAATTAGCCTTACCGTATCTAGATCTAGTAGCATTATCATTAGTTCCTTTAATTATATTTCAAGCATTTAAGCAATTTTCCGAAGGTCTGTCTCAGACTAAATATCCTATGTATGCTACGATTATAGCAAACGTGGTGAACATAACGCTGAATTATCTTTTAATTTTTGGTAATCTAGGATTTCCTAAAATGGGTATTGTAGGTGCTGCAATAGGTACGTTGGCTTCTCGGGTAATTATGGTATTATTTATTTGGCTTCTATTACGCAGTAAAAAGAAATTTCATGACTACGTTACAGGCTTTAATTTTGCCAAGTTGGAGGATAAAGTCATGAGTAAAATTATAAATCTTGGTTTTCCTTCGGCGTTACAAATGTTTTTTGAAGTGGGGATTTTTACTTCCGCCGTTTGGTTGAGTGGTGTGCTTGGAAAAAATCATCAGGCCGCAAATCAAATAGCATTAAACTTGTCTAGTATGACATTCATGGTAGGTATGGGATTAGGTGTTGCCGCTATGATCCGCGTAGGAAATCAAAAAGGATTATCAGATTTCAAATCATTAAGGCGTATAGCAATTTCGATATTTTTCTTAACCTTTTTATTGGAGATAGTATTTGCAGCCATCTTCTTTATTTTTAATCAGTGGTTACCCACTATTTATTTAAATGTAGATGATGTAGCCAATCAGGTAGATAATATGGAAGTGATTTCTATAGCAGCGCAGCTGTTAGTTGTTGCCGCTATTTTTCAGATATCAGACGGATTACAAGTAGTCATATTAGGAGCTTTAAGAGGCTTGCAGGATGTAAAAGTGCCGACGTTTATAACCTTTGTTGCCTATTGGATGATTGGGTTTCCAACAAGCTATTATTTGAGCTTGTACACAGAATTAAAAAGTACAGGTATTTGGATAGGTTTATTAGCAGGCTTAACAGCCTCTGCAATCTTGTTATATATTAGATTTAATACCCAAACAAAAAAGAAAATAGCCGCAGTATAA
- the mazG gene encoding nucleoside triphosphate pyrophosphohydrolase translates to MNSRKKQLEAFDRLLTIMDELRAQCPWDKKQTMETLRHLTIEETYELGDAILENDLQEVKKELGDVLLHIIFYAKIGSETNDFDIADVANEICDKLIHRHPHIYGDVTVANEEEVKQNWEKLKLKEGKTSVLEGVPKGLPALVKASRIQDKVAGVGFDWEKPEQVWEKVQEELQELQVEVEKKDADAMEAEFGDVFFSMVNYARFLKINPENALERTNKKFIGRFQYLESKAKTLGKELQDMTLAEMDVFWEEAKKH, encoded by the coding sequence ATGAATTCTCGTAAAAAACAATTGGAAGCATTTGATCGCTTACTAACGATAATGGATGAATTAAGGGCGCAATGTCCGTGGGATAAAAAGCAGACCATGGAAACCTTGCGACATTTAACTATAGAGGAAACCTACGAATTAGGAGATGCTATCCTGGAGAATGATTTACAAGAAGTAAAAAAAGAACTAGGAGATGTGTTGCTACACATCATTTTTTATGCAAAAATTGGAAGTGAGACCAATGATTTTGATATTGCCGATGTGGCTAATGAAATCTGTGATAAATTAATTCATAGACACCCACATATCTATGGCGATGTAACAGTAGCAAATGAAGAGGAAGTTAAACAGAATTGGGAAAAACTAAAGCTAAAAGAAGGGAAAACTAGCGTTTTAGAAGGCGTTCCTAAAGGATTGCCTGCCTTGGTCAAAGCAAGTAGAATACAAGATAAAGTTGCTGGAGTTGGTTTTGATTGGGAAAAACCAGAGCAGGTTTGGGAAAAAGTGCAAGAAGAATTACAAGAACTGCAAGTAGAGGTAGAAAAGAAAGATGCGGATGCGATGGAGGCAGAATTCGGAGATGTATTTTTCTCGATGGTCAACTACGCACGTTTCTTAAAAATAAACCCAGAAAATGCCTTAGAACGTACGAATAAGAAATTTATAGGAAGATTTCAATATTTGGAAAGCAAAGCAAAAACCTTGGGTAAGGAATTACAGGATATGACCTTGGCAGAGATGGATGTTTTCTGGGAAGAAGCTAAAAAACATTAA
- a CDS encoding nitronate monooxygenase family protein has protein sequence MQNRLIELFDIQYPIIQGGMIWASGWRLASAVSNAGGLGVIGAGSMYPEVLREHIIKCQKATDKSFAVNIPMLYPDLDQLMNIVIELGVKIVFTSAGNPKTWTSFLKERGIIVVHVVSSVKFALKAQEAGVDAIVAEGFEAGGHNGRDETTTLTLIPSVKEKIKIPLIAAGGIATGNAMLAVMILGADGVQVGSRFVASTEASSHQSFKDSVVAAKEGDTHLTLKELAPVRLLKNKFYEDIQAKYITGTTKEDLITLLGRARAKRGMFEGDMEEGELEIGQVSALIHDIKPAKNIIEDMVQEYNTAKVRVSTL, from the coding sequence ATGCAAAACAGACTAATAGAATTATTTGATATTCAATATCCTATTATACAAGGAGGGATGATTTGGGCTAGCGGTTGGCGTTTGGCTTCTGCTGTCTCTAATGCGGGTGGTCTAGGAGTTATAGGTGCGGGGTCTATGTATCCAGAGGTCTTGCGTGAGCATATTATTAAATGTCAAAAAGCAACAGATAAATCTTTTGCGGTGAATATCCCTATGCTGTATCCAGATCTAGATCAACTAATGAATATCGTTATAGAACTAGGAGTAAAAATTGTATTCACTTCTGCTGGTAATCCGAAGACATGGACTTCTTTTTTAAAAGAAAGAGGCATTATCGTAGTACATGTGGTAAGTAGCGTAAAGTTTGCCTTAAAGGCACAAGAAGCGGGTGTAGATGCCATTGTAGCCGAAGGTTTTGAAGCTGGTGGTCATAATGGGAGAGATGAAACCACAACATTAACACTTATTCCTTCCGTCAAAGAAAAAATTAAAATACCCTTGATAGCTGCTGGAGGTATTGCTACGGGGAATGCTATGTTGGCAGTAATGATTTTGGGAGCAGATGGGGTGCAAGTAGGGAGTCGTTTTGTAGCGAGCACAGAGGCATCGTCACATCAATCCTTTAAGGATAGCGTAGTTGCGGCTAAGGAAGGAGATACGCATTTAACATTAAAAGAACTGGCTCCTGTACGTCTGCTTAAAAATAAATTCTATGAGGATATACAAGCTAAGTATATAACAGGAACAACTAAAGAAGACTTGATAACTTTGTTAGGAAGAGCACGAGCAAAACGTGGTATGTTTGAAGGAGATATGGAGGAGGGCGAATTAGAGATAGGTCAAGTATCTGCTTTAATTCATGATATTAAACCCGCAAAAAATATTATTGAAGACATGGTTCAAGAATACAATACAGCAAAAGTCAGAGTAAGTACCTTATAA
- the mnmA gene encoding tRNA 2-thiouridine(34) synthase MnmA has product MKKVVVGLSGGVDSSVAAYLLKEQGYEVIGLFMKNWHDDTVTISDECPWLEDSNDAMIVAEKLGIPFQTVDLSAEYKERIVDYMFDEYAKGRTPNPDVLCNREIKFDVFMKIALQLGADFVATGHYCRKGTIENKDGSETYQLLAGKDPNKDQSYFLCQLSQEQLAKTLFPIGELLKPEVRKIAAENELITADKKDSQGLCFIGKVRLPDFLQQKLKPKKGVIVEVPSTISQFDAAPSEFASKYEELAYFSKKPSYQVTEGKVVGNHQGAHYFTKGQRKGLDVGGTKEPLFVIETDVDENVIYTGQGKTHPGLYRRTLFVSNEELHWVRTDLALKTDDSMQVLARIRYRQELQKATLYKVEGGMYVDFEEKQSAITEGQFVAWYLKDDLIGSGVIS; this is encoded by the coding sequence ATGAAAAAAGTTGTTGTTGGCCTTTCGGGTGGTGTTGATTCTAGTGTTGCTGCGTATTTGTTAAAAGAGCAAGGGTATGAAGTGATTGGTCTTTTTATGAAAAATTGGCATGATGATACGGTGACCATATCAGATGAATGTCCTTGGTTAGAAGACAGTAATGATGCGATGATTGTTGCTGAAAAATTAGGAATACCTTTCCAGACGGTAGATTTGAGTGCAGAATACAAAGAGCGTATTGTTGATTATATGTTTGATGAGTATGCTAAAGGGCGTACCCCAAACCCTGATGTTCTTTGTAATAGAGAAATAAAATTTGATGTTTTTATGAAAATTGCCCTGCAATTGGGAGCAGATTTTGTAGCAACGGGACATTATTGTAGAAAAGGAACCATTGAAAATAAGGACGGCTCAGAAACGTATCAATTATTGGCTGGGAAAGATCCTAACAAAGATCAATCATACTTTTTGTGCCAGTTATCACAAGAGCAGTTGGCAAAAACACTTTTCCCTATAGGCGAGTTGTTAAAGCCAGAGGTGCGTAAAATAGCTGCGGAAAATGAACTGATTACGGCAGATAAAAAAGATTCGCAAGGACTTTGCTTTATAGGCAAAGTGCGGTTGCCAGATTTTTTACAACAAAAGTTGAAACCAAAAAAAGGGGTGATTGTAGAAGTTCCTTCTACGATTTCGCAATTTGACGCAGCGCCTTCAGAGTTTGCTTCTAAGTATGAAGAATTAGCTTATTTTTCTAAAAAACCAAGCTATCAAGTAACAGAAGGTAAAGTTGTAGGAAACCATCAAGGGGCGCATTATTTTACCAAAGGACAACGTAAAGGCTTAGATGTTGGTGGTACTAAAGAGCCCTTGTTTGTAATAGAAACAGATGTTGATGAAAATGTCATTTACACAGGGCAAGGTAAAACTCATCCAGGCTTGTACCGAAGAACTTTGTTTGTCTCAAATGAAGAATTACATTGGGTGCGAACAGATCTAGCGCTTAAAACGGATGATTCTATGCAAGTGCTGGCACGTATACGTTACCGCCAAGAGTTGCAAAAAGCAACCTTGTATAAGGTTGAAGGGGGAATGTATGTAGATTTTGAAGAAAAACAATCCGCAATTACCGAAGGGCAATTTGTAGCTTGGTATTTAAAAGATGATCTAATAGGTTCAGGTGTAATTTCATAA
- a CDS encoding fasciclin domain-containing protein — protein MKTNFKFKSVFFALFLLTFAVACSDDDSDDPVAQETTTITALAIADPNLSSLVAALTAADGGLPSVLQGDGPFTVLAPTNEAFDAFLGDNTLEDIPTDVLTQVLLNHVISGKIEAADLAALTAEGNYYASTLADGAKADTNMSIYFETEGGITFNGISEVIDADIQASNGVIHKVDAVITLPSVVDFALADDRFSSLVAALTADSSFEYVGALSTANGTAPAPFTVFAPTNDAFTALLTDLELTQLSDVPVATLQTVLELHVVPGANVVSSELVSLDGQAVATLGGSDITISASPAGIVGPGEDMTLNPIIIADVQASNGVIHAISRVIR, from the coding sequence ATGAAAACAAATTTCAAATTCAAATCCGTATTTTTCGCCTTATTCTTGTTGACATTTGCTGTAGCATGCAGCGATGATGACTCTGATGATCCTGTAGCACAAGAAACTACTACTATAACAGCACTAGCCATTGCAGATCCAAACTTATCTAGTTTAGTAGCTGCACTTACTGCAGCAGATGGCGGATTACCATCTGTATTACAGGGAGATGGACCATTTACCGTTTTAGCACCAACAAATGAAGCTTTTGATGCCTTTTTGGGTGACAACACTTTAGAAGACATCCCAACCGATGTATTGACACAAGTATTATTAAATCATGTAATAAGTGGTAAAATTGAAGCAGCAGATTTGGCTGCACTAACTGCCGAAGGAAACTACTACGCTTCCACCCTAGCGGATGGAGCAAAAGCAGATACAAACATGAGTATTTATTTTGAAACAGAAGGCGGAATTACCTTTAATGGAATTTCTGAAGTTATCGATGCAGATATTCAAGCAAGTAATGGGGTAATTCATAAAGTGGATGCTGTTATTACTTTACCTTCAGTTGTTGATTTTGCATTAGCAGATGATCGTTTTTCTTCTTTAGTCGCTGCTTTAACAGCCGATTCATCATTTGAATATGTCGGTGCTTTAAGCACAGCAAACGGCACTGCACCAGCACCGTTCACGGTATTTGCACCAACTAATGATGCCTTTACTGCACTATTAACAGATTTGGAATTAACACAATTGAGTGATGTTCCTGTGGCAACACTACAAACAGTTCTAGAATTGCATGTAGTTCCTGGTGCCAATGTAGTTTCTTCAGAATTAGTAAGCTTAGACGGTCAGGCTGTAGCCACACTAGGAGGTAGTGACATTACTATCAGTGCATCTCCAGCTGGAATTGTAGGACCAGGGGAAGACATGACTTTAAACCCTATCATCATTGCAGATGTACAAGCCTCTAATGGAGTAATACATGCTATTAGCAGAGTAATTAGATAG